In Xiphias gladius isolate SHS-SW01 ecotype Sanya breed wild chromosome 5, ASM1685928v1, whole genome shotgun sequence, the following are encoded in one genomic region:
- the smchd1 gene encoding structural maintenance of chromosomes flexible hinge domain-containing protein 1 isoform X2, whose translation MFNTGVQRPPAASSREPRRVRVHDCRGENKEVTGTFLETSGLNFNDFLRILHREFSVPSHERFVLATTDRTVLDFDKFEELQDGSTLYLLQQEDQALPMAMEERIMFIPHYDTLIQSGMYEYYASEGQNSLPYALAELIDNALSATAKNTGMRTIELKLLFDESHGKPALIVSDNGCGMNSKQLNNWAVYRLSKFTRENSTFVRQEGYVRPDPVPRSLNSDISYFGVGGKQAVFYIGDSTRMISKPVGSPDVHELVLSKEDFERKERNKEDIYSGIIRNRKPGDSSHVENDDERFLHALIAEEPGKESFTAVVITGILPEHVTFLKHDFKAWTRELALDWCTWPVKGAKVPQECYSRFSGVMFTDDRFKVSTNKLTFMDLELKLKNKDTIFTRIVNGQEKRSNIQREFMEWLKNCHEKLDKQVKFLGFRKSIERMDVPTKKMKNPWATFSSIEWDGKIYKTGQLVKSQKTQPILHGTVVQFLLYGDHAEDVFAAGGQVEVSLEPKALYDNTKIIPISKIDRTVTDESIEKNIENVLAKLPDMLKVDWPDGKPWTENGVFAAGTPLGALKIEILNKKGESISRMPTVGQGTVRKLSVKLTLVKHGPKKNEEILAFVAQHSAKWGIWFKKIDNLTNPGEYTLFLNTLLNESNATVFGGRELPSYKLKFTMKEGSGESFVMGSVSSTLHVGVPFDIPLQLKDRYGNSAMPLRNLQPLLKSSDMDLSYEAVDISGNKFTIKGVKARGKVLNYQQSKTYDLKVILPGLKKNTQTIKISLLPGNPHVLHVKTEDDPIIVENGNPARFNIEIHDEAGNITAHPKQIVHSQVQGLPLATIDCSSTGAGQLVTKPLNLKIIRGEPQKLKVQFWMPSQSSIASVVRELKVMPSTRVSLIELYSRDVENLVLKNNEKIEWPAGGSLENLFYKLYDETGREVPLTAEIVSMIKVNWKGDVNLEDLVQGKLPNVQVPTKVQEEPFYQVSYHDQSVSISFTVVPCPDEPKRLKATLLQNTLKLGEMLSGNINLQLLDQYDNATKTLTSNCVKHMTVEAEGLDKSAVAFIWQESNSSVEVTGIRFQCGTIGIREMFFTYLSYAESVIVKVTAGDPAQLKLVSGPKQPLQVLNDHSIPTPFIIQLSDKLGNPSPYQRVVVDIKSSPPALKVTTTVTSEPANPEGKAFFTVHRVSGPKGCYQLEFNGSFNNKPISGPSVNITVLPDPNKPVSLSVDYDTTAKFPAGGTFPVFSVTVVSDEGSLMTSLNPAAASMLLWEGGPSGETPPQTATELKCSKPMENERKDCFYFRDKEIPKRAGKHTIQFSLRVDKTKLLFSKQIIINVVANQPVKLRPDSQPQPPVLSCCKDIANRTLVKNMTLRIVDSYGNPAGQDLEGNVVVSIMSSSDDSNKNLPLFEGKINRIPISFVEGKVRITRLAIMENSPGEDGGAYTLLFKPEVSMVPTPLAPFELPFHFYNDELTQQKMSELLKKKNKLTTDVAVLEDFFTDFSKLLHLLREQYLTASAKEDDLRNVLIKRNVKIAQPVSIPDIDRLRNEKTAEADGILKMLRRVCSIHDNFRGQQDVLGMVGHLAYVQDDAAARVISWHIKGDMDCVITKTTEAARGIYDITGGRQQVMALNSVYVQPLNRPLPHIRNGHKLFDPPGNPVYARELLIYPHDKESCDIVFKNILRDTILIDDLDSANNYRRAVVQRKTHCPTILTREGDRISSMGKFGGAQNKAPPINTLQVFGAPPPQHYHTLKEEIDLLSQYQTALQKKERTEKEHDDHSEYMKSPELLKKKKDMEEKNKQLEEIGRQITLKSIRPVKRGMENAGEPSGIITKRAK comes from the exons ATGTTTAACACGGGCGTTCAGCGACCCCCTGCTGCGTCCTCTCGAGAACCGAGGCGGGTCCGTGTTCATGACTGCCGCGGCGAAAATAAAGAGGTTACCGGAACATTTCTGGAAACAAGTGGTTTGAACTTCAATGACTTTCTGCGAATTCTGCACAGG GAATTTTCAGTCCCTTCACATGAAAGATTTGTGTTGGCCACAACAGACAGAACTGTCCTTGATTTTGACAAATTTG agGAGCTTCAGGATGGCAGTACCCTCTACTTGCTGCAACAGGAGGACCAAGCTCTGCCAATGGCAATGGAGGAGCGCATCATGTTTATCCCTCATTATGATACGTTAATCCAGAGTGGCATGTATGAGTACTATGCTAGTGAGGGCCAGAACTCATTAC CCTACGCACTTGCTGAGCTCATTGACAACGCTCTGTCGGCCACAGctaaaaacacaggaatgagGACAATAGAGTTAAAATTG CTTTTTGATGAAAGCCATGGGAAACCTGCATTGATTGTCTCAGATAACGGATGTGGAATGAACTCTAAGCAGCTCAATAACTGGGCAGTGTACAGACTCTCTAAATTTACCAGGGAAAACAGCACATTTGTGAG GCAAGAGGGGTATGTTCGGCCTGATCCTGTCCCTCGTAGTCTCAACAGTGATATATCCTACTTTGGAGTTGGAGGAAAACAGGCTGTTTTCTACATTGGAGACTCAACCAGG aTGATCAGCAAACCAGTAGGCTCCCCAGATGTTCATGAGCTGGTTCTGTCGAAAGAGGattttgagagaaaagagaggaacaaAGAGGATATTTACAGTGGGATCATCAGAAACAGGAAG cccgGTGACTCTTCACATGTGGAAAATGACGATGAGCGCTTCCTCCATGCCTTAATTGCTGAGGAACCTGGGAAGGAAAGCTTCACAGCCGTGGTCATTACGGGAATCCTGCCTGAGCATGTCACCTTTTTGAAACATGATTTCAAAGCGTGGACCAGAGAGCTAGC GCTTGACTGGTGTACCTGGCCGGTTAAAGGAGCAAAGGTCCCTCAAGAGTGTTACAGTCGGTTTTCAGGGGTGATGTTCACTGACGACAGATTCAAGGTCAGCACGAACAAGCTCACCTTCATGGACCTGGAGCTGAAATTGAAGAACAAGGACACTATCTTCACACGCATTGTTAACGGACAG GAAAAAAGAAGTAACATTCAGAGGGAGTTCATGGAGTGGCTAAAAAACTGTCACGAGAAGTTGGACAAGCAAGTGAAGTTCCTGGGATTCAGGAAGAGCATAGAACGAATGGATGTGCCCACTAAGAAAATGAAGAATCCCTGGGCGACGTTCTCTTCCATTGAATGGGACggcaaaatatacaaaacaggCCAACTT GTGAAATCTCAGAAAACACAGCCCATTCTGCATGGTACCGTAGTTCAGTTTTTGCTATATGGAGATCATGCGGAAGATGTCTTTGCCGCAGGAGGACAGGTTGAAGTGTCTCTG GAACCCAAAGCACTTTATGACAACACTAAGATCATACCCATTTCCAAGATAGACAGGACAGTCACTGATGAATCCATCgagaaaaacattgaaaatgtcCTGGCCAA GCTTCCAGATATGCTAAAAGTGGACTGGCCAGATGGTAAACCCTGGACAGAGAATGGTGTGTTTGCAGCTGGGACTCCGTTAG GGGCACTCAAAATCGAAATTCTGAACAAGAAGGGAGAGTCGATATCCAGGATGCCAACAGTGGGCCAGGGGACAGTGAGAAAACTGAGTGTCAAGCTCACATTAGTTAAGCACG GtcctaaaaaaaatgaagagatttTAGCTTTTGTTGCCCAGCATTCAGCAAAGTGGGGTATCTGGTTCAAAAAAATTG ACAATCTGACCAACCCAGGGGAGTATACACTGTTTCTGAACACCTTGCTAAATGAAAGTAATGCCACCGTCTTTGGAGGCAGAGAGCTTCCAAGCTACAAACTCAAGTTCACCATGAAAG AGGGTAGTGGTGAGAGTTTCGTTATGGGTTCTGTGAGCTCCACTCTTCATGTAGGGGTGCCATTCGACATTCCTCTTCAGCTAAAAGATCGTTATGGCAACTCAGCGATGCCTCTTCGCAATCTCCAGCCTTTACTCAAATCCAG TGACATGGATCTGAGTTATGAAGCAGTGGACATCAGTGGCAACAAGTTCACCATAAAAGGTGTCAAAGCAAGAGGAAAAGTACTGAATTACCAACAATCcaag aCATATGACTTGAAAGTGATCCTGCCaggcctgaaaaaaaacacacagactatCAAGATCAGTCTTCTGCCTG GTAATCCACATGTCCTCCATGTGAAGACAGAAGATGACCCAATCATAGTAGAGAATGGAAACCCTGCCAGGTTTAACATTGAAATTCATGATGAGGCTGGAAACATCACCGCTCACCCCAAACAGATAGTTCACTCCCAG GTTCAGGGGCTTCCTCTGGCAACAATTGACTGCAGCAGCACTGGAGCAGGACAGCTTGTGACAAAGCCCTTAAACCTGAAAATAATCAGGGGAGAACCACAAAAGCTCAAAGTTCAGTTTTGGATGCct AGTCAGAGTAGCATAGCATCGGTTGTGAGGGAGCTGAAGGTGATGCCCAGCACAAGGGTCTCCTTGATAGAGCTCTACAGTCGAGATGTTGAGAATCTGGTGCTGAAGAACAACGAAAAGATAGAATGGCCGGCCGGAGGCTCACTGGAGAACCTGTTCTATAAACTTTATGATGAGACTGGCAGAGAGGTACCTCTCACCGCTGAAATAGTCTCTATGATCAAG gTTAACTGGAAAGGAGATGTAAATCTGGAAGATTTGGTGCAGGGTAAGCTGCCTAATGTACAGGTGCCCACAAAGGTGCAGGAAGAGCCCTTCTACCAGGTGTCCTACCATGACCAGAGTGTGTCTATCTCCTTTACTGTAGT ACCTTGTCCAGATGAACCAAAACGGCTAAAAGCAACTCTGCTCCAAAATACATTGAAGCTGGGTGAAATGCTATCTGGAAACATCA ACTTACAGCTTTTGGACCAGTATGACAATGCAACCAAGACGCTAACCTCTAACTGTGTGAAACACATGACTGTGGAAGCTGAAGGTCTGGACAAATCGGCCGTCGCCTTTATTTGGCAG GAGAGCAACAGTTCTGTCGAGGTGACAGGAATACGCTTCCAGTGTGGGACAATTGGCATCAGAGAGATGTTCTTCACTTACCTGAGCTATGCGGAGAGTGTCATAGTTAAAGTGACCGCTGGAGACCCTGCACAGCTTAAACTAGTCAGTGGGCCTAAGCAG CCTTTGCAGGTCTTAAATGACCACAGCATCCCCACACCTTTCATCATCCAGCTGTCCGATAAGTTGGGAAACCCATCTCCATACCAAAGGGTTGTGGTGGATATAAAGTCTTCACCACCAGCACTGAAG GTGACGACAACCGTTACTTCAGAACCAGCAAACCCAGAAGGAAAAGCCTTTTTCACTGTTCATAGAGTGAGCGGGCCAAA GGGGTGCTATCAGCTGGAGTTTAATGGTTCCTTCAACAACAAACCCATCTCTGGCCCATCAGTGAATATAACTGTTTTACCTGATCCCAACAAACCTGTCAGCCTGTCAGTGGACTACGACACCACTGCCAAGTTTCCGGCTGGAGGCACCTTCCcag TGTTCTCAGTGACCGTGGTGTCTGATGAAGGTAGCCTGATGACAAGTTTAAACCCAGCTGCTGCATCCATGTTGCTGTGGGAGGGAGGGCCATCAGGAGAAACACCTCCACAAACA GCCACTGAGCTGAAGTGTAGTAAGCCCATggagaatgaaaggaaagaCTGTTTTTACTTTAG AGATAAAGAAATCCCAAAACGTGCTGGAAAGCATACCATCCAGTTTTCTCTGCGCGTCGACAAAACAAAACTCCTGTTCAGCAAACAG ATTATTATAAATGTGGTGGCTAATCAGCCTGTCAAACTGAGACCCGACTCACAGCCACAACCCCCAGTCCTTTCCTGCTGTAAGGACATTGCTAACCGAACCTTGGTGAAGAATATGACTCTCAGGATAGTG GACTCATATGGAAACCCAGCGGGGCAGGACCTGGAAGGGAATGTGGTCGTTTCTATAATGAGCTCTAGTGATGATAGCAACAAAAACCTCCCTCTGTTTGAAGGCAAAATCAACAGAATTCCTATCAGCTTTGTAGAGGGAAAGGTCCGCATCACT AGGTTGGCTATCATGGAGAATAGCCCTGGTGAGGATGGTGGTGCATACACCCTCCTCTTCAAACCTGAAGTGTCCATGGTTCCCACGCCCCTGGCCCCTTTTGAGCTCCCCTTCCATTTTTACAATG atGAACTGACccaacagaaaatgtcagagctgttaaagaagaaaaataagctCACTACTGATGTTGCTGTACTTGAAGATTTCTTTACTGATTTTAGTAAACTCCTTCATTTGCTGAGAG AACAATACCTGACTGCTAGTGCCAAAGAGGATGACCTTAGAAATGTCCTGATCAAAAGGAACGTGAAAATAGCACAACCTGTATCT ATCCCAGATATTGACAGACTTCGAAATGAGAAGACTGCAGAAGCTGATGGGATTCTGAAAATGCTTAGAAGAGTCTGCTCCATCCATGACAACTTCAGGGGGCAGCAGGATGTTTTGGGAATG GTTGGTCACTTGGCTTATGTGCAGGATGATGCTGCTGCAAGAGTTATCTCCTGGCACATCAAGGGTGACATGGATTGTGTCATCACCAAAACAACAGAAGCAGCACGGGGGATCTACGACATCACGGGGGGCCGGCAGCAAGTCATGGCCCTTAACAGCGTGTATGTGCAACCATTGAACAG ACCACTGCCACACATAAGAAACGGCCACAAGCTCTTTGATCCCCCTGGGAACCCAGTCTATGCCAGAGAGCTCCTGATTTACCCCCACGACAAGGAGAGCTGTGACATCG TGTTTAAAAACATCCTCAGAGACACTATTCTGATTGATGACCTGGACTCTGCAAACAACTACAGACGGGCA GTGGTGCAGAGAAAGACACATTGTCCCACCATACTGACCAGGGAGGGCGACAGGATCAGTTCCATGGGCAAGTTTGGAGGCGCACAGAACAAAGCCCCACCGATTAACACATTACAAGTGTTTGGAGCCCCGCCCCCACAGCATTACCACACCCTTAAGGAAGAAATAG ACCTACTCAGTCAGTACCAGACAGCTctgcaaaagaaagagaggacgGAAAAGGAGCATGATGATCACTCAGAATACATGAAGTCTCCTGAattactgaaaaagaaaaaggatatggaggagaaaaacaagcagctgGAAGAGATTGGAAGACAAATTA CGTTGAAATCCATCAGACCAGTGAAACGGGGTATGGAGAATGCTGGTGAGCCTTCTGGCATCAttacaaaaagagcaaaatag
- the smchd1 gene encoding structural maintenance of chromosomes flexible hinge domain-containing protein 1 isoform X4 gives MFNTGVQRPPAASSREPRRVRVHDCRGENKEVTGTFLETSGLNFNDFLRILHREFSVPSHERFVLATTDRTVLDFDKFEELQDGSTLYLLQQEDQALPMAMEERIMFIPHYDTLIQSGMYEYYASEGQNSLPYALAELIDNALSATAKNTGMRTIELKLLFDESHGKPALIVSDNGCGMNSKQLNNWAVYRLSKFTRENSTFVRQEGYVRPDPVPRSLNSDISYFGVGGKQAVFYIGDSTRMISKPVGSPDVHELVLSKEDFERKERNKEDIYSGIIRNRKPGDSSHVENDDERFLHALIAEEPGKESFTAVVITGILPEHVTFLKHDFKAWTRELAHIYHYYIHGVNGNEMSWSPTNSDRLPNIDIRVTLWEKPFRCPRVMNLREVDDDMQTLYINSAVDTFEFKANPGLDLGTVEGVIRYHPFLYDKETYPEDPSAVQAPLDDEDDNNEPGVRYQARGKRPIFECFWNGRLIPYTRISELDWCTWPVKGAKVPQECYSRFSGVMFTDDRFKVSTNKLTFMDLELKLKNKDTIFTRIVNGQEKRSNIQREFMEWLKNCHEKLDKQVKFLGFRKSIERMDVPTKKMKNPWATFSSIEWDGKIYKTGQLVKSQKTQPILHGTVVQFLLYGDHAEDVFAAGGQVEVSLEPKALYDNTKIIPISKIDRTVTDESIEKNIENVLAKLPDMLKVDWPDGKPWTENGVFAAGTPLGALKIEILNKKGESISRMPTVGQGTVRKLSVKLTLVKHGPKKNEEILAFVAQHSAKWGIWFKKIDNLTNPGEYTLFLNTLLNESNATVFGGRELPSYKLKFTMKEGSGESFVMGSVSSTLHVGVPFDIPLQLKDRYGNSAMPLRNLQPLLKSSDMDLSYEAVDISGNKFTIKGVKARGKVLNYQQSKTYDLKVILPGLKKNTQTIKISLLPGNPHVLHVKTEDDPIIVENGNPARFNIEIHDEAGNITAHPKQIVHSQVQGLPLATIDCSSTGAGQLVTKPLNLKIIRGEPQKLKVQFWMPSQSSIASVVRELKVMPSTRVSLIELYSRDVENLVLKNNEKIEWPAGGSLENLFYKLYDETGREVPLTAEIVSMIKVNWKGDVNLEDLVQGKLPNVQVPTKVQEEPFYQVSYHDQSVSISFTVVPCPDEPKRLKATLLQNTLKLGEMLSGNINLQLLDQYDNATKTLTSNCVKHMTVEAEGLDKSAVAFIWQESNSSVEVTGIRFQCGTIGIREMFFTYLSYAESVIVKVTAGDPAQLKLVSGPKQPLQVLNDHSIPTPFIIQLSDKLGNPSPYQRVVVDIKSSPPALKVTTTVTSEPANPEGKAFFTVHRVSGPKGCYQLEFNGSFNNKPISGPSVNITVLPDPNKPVSLSVDYDTTAKFPAGGTFPVFSVTVVSDEGSLMTSLNPAAASMLLWEGGPSGETPPQTATELKCSKPMENERKDCFYFRDKEIPKRAGKHTIQFSLRVDKTKLLFSKQIIINVVANQPVKLRPDSQPQPPVLSCCKDIANRTLVKNMTLRIVDSYGNPAGQDLEGNVVVSIMSSSDDSNKNLPLFEGKINRIPISFVEGKVRITRLAIMENSPGEDGGAYTLLFKPEVSMVPTPLAPFELPFHFYNDELTQQKMSELLKKKNKLTTDVAVLEDFFTDFSKLLHLLRDPRY, from the exons ATGTTTAACACGGGCGTTCAGCGACCCCCTGCTGCGTCCTCTCGAGAACCGAGGCGGGTCCGTGTTCATGACTGCCGCGGCGAAAATAAAGAGGTTACCGGAACATTTCTGGAAACAAGTGGTTTGAACTTCAATGACTTTCTGCGAATTCTGCACAGG GAATTTTCAGTCCCTTCACATGAAAGATTTGTGTTGGCCACAACAGACAGAACTGTCCTTGATTTTGACAAATTTG agGAGCTTCAGGATGGCAGTACCCTCTACTTGCTGCAACAGGAGGACCAAGCTCTGCCAATGGCAATGGAGGAGCGCATCATGTTTATCCCTCATTATGATACGTTAATCCAGAGTGGCATGTATGAGTACTATGCTAGTGAGGGCCAGAACTCATTAC CCTACGCACTTGCTGAGCTCATTGACAACGCTCTGTCGGCCACAGctaaaaacacaggaatgagGACAATAGAGTTAAAATTG CTTTTTGATGAAAGCCATGGGAAACCTGCATTGATTGTCTCAGATAACGGATGTGGAATGAACTCTAAGCAGCTCAATAACTGGGCAGTGTACAGACTCTCTAAATTTACCAGGGAAAACAGCACATTTGTGAG GCAAGAGGGGTATGTTCGGCCTGATCCTGTCCCTCGTAGTCTCAACAGTGATATATCCTACTTTGGAGTTGGAGGAAAACAGGCTGTTTTCTACATTGGAGACTCAACCAGG aTGATCAGCAAACCAGTAGGCTCCCCAGATGTTCATGAGCTGGTTCTGTCGAAAGAGGattttgagagaaaagagaggaacaaAGAGGATATTTACAGTGGGATCATCAGAAACAGGAAG cccgGTGACTCTTCACATGTGGAAAATGACGATGAGCGCTTCCTCCATGCCTTAATTGCTGAGGAACCTGGGAAGGAAAGCTTCACAGCCGTGGTCATTACGGGAATCCTGCCTGAGCATGTCACCTTTTTGAAACATGATTTCAAAGCGTGGACCAGAGAGCTAGC TCACATATATCACTATTACATCCATGGAgtcaatggaaatgaaatgagttGGAGTCCTACAAACTCAGATCGTCTCCCTAACATTGACATTCGG GTTACCTTGTGGGAAAAGCCTTTCAGATGTCCCCGTGTAATGAATCTCAGGGAAGTTGATGATGACATGCAGACTCTGTACATAAATTCTGCTGTAGACACATTTGAGTTTAAGGCCAACCCTGGATTAGACCTTGGCACAGTGGAGGGAGTCATTCGGTATCATCCCTTCCTTTATGACAAGGAGACATACCCTGAAGACCCGTCTGCTGTGCAAG CACCTcttgatgatgaagatgacaaTAATGAGCCTGGAGTCCGATATCAGGCAAGAGGAAAGAGGCCAATCTTTGAGTGTTTCTGGAATGGACGGCTGATACCTTACACCAGAATATCTGA GCTTGACTGGTGTACCTGGCCGGTTAAAGGAGCAAAGGTCCCTCAAGAGTGTTACAGTCGGTTTTCAGGGGTGATGTTCACTGACGACAGATTCAAGGTCAGCACGAACAAGCTCACCTTCATGGACCTGGAGCTGAAATTGAAGAACAAGGACACTATCTTCACACGCATTGTTAACGGACAG GAAAAAAGAAGTAACATTCAGAGGGAGTTCATGGAGTGGCTAAAAAACTGTCACGAGAAGTTGGACAAGCAAGTGAAGTTCCTGGGATTCAGGAAGAGCATAGAACGAATGGATGTGCCCACTAAGAAAATGAAGAATCCCTGGGCGACGTTCTCTTCCATTGAATGGGACggcaaaatatacaaaacaggCCAACTT GTGAAATCTCAGAAAACACAGCCCATTCTGCATGGTACCGTAGTTCAGTTTTTGCTATATGGAGATCATGCGGAAGATGTCTTTGCCGCAGGAGGACAGGTTGAAGTGTCTCTG GAACCCAAAGCACTTTATGACAACACTAAGATCATACCCATTTCCAAGATAGACAGGACAGTCACTGATGAATCCATCgagaaaaacattgaaaatgtcCTGGCCAA GCTTCCAGATATGCTAAAAGTGGACTGGCCAGATGGTAAACCCTGGACAGAGAATGGTGTGTTTGCAGCTGGGACTCCGTTAG GGGCACTCAAAATCGAAATTCTGAACAAGAAGGGAGAGTCGATATCCAGGATGCCAACAGTGGGCCAGGGGACAGTGAGAAAACTGAGTGTCAAGCTCACATTAGTTAAGCACG GtcctaaaaaaaatgaagagatttTAGCTTTTGTTGCCCAGCATTCAGCAAAGTGGGGTATCTGGTTCAAAAAAATTG ACAATCTGACCAACCCAGGGGAGTATACACTGTTTCTGAACACCTTGCTAAATGAAAGTAATGCCACCGTCTTTGGAGGCAGAGAGCTTCCAAGCTACAAACTCAAGTTCACCATGAAAG AGGGTAGTGGTGAGAGTTTCGTTATGGGTTCTGTGAGCTCCACTCTTCATGTAGGGGTGCCATTCGACATTCCTCTTCAGCTAAAAGATCGTTATGGCAACTCAGCGATGCCTCTTCGCAATCTCCAGCCTTTACTCAAATCCAG TGACATGGATCTGAGTTATGAAGCAGTGGACATCAGTGGCAACAAGTTCACCATAAAAGGTGTCAAAGCAAGAGGAAAAGTACTGAATTACCAACAATCcaag aCATATGACTTGAAAGTGATCCTGCCaggcctgaaaaaaaacacacagactatCAAGATCAGTCTTCTGCCTG GTAATCCACATGTCCTCCATGTGAAGACAGAAGATGACCCAATCATAGTAGAGAATGGAAACCCTGCCAGGTTTAACATTGAAATTCATGATGAGGCTGGAAACATCACCGCTCACCCCAAACAGATAGTTCACTCCCAG GTTCAGGGGCTTCCTCTGGCAACAATTGACTGCAGCAGCACTGGAGCAGGACAGCTTGTGACAAAGCCCTTAAACCTGAAAATAATCAGGGGAGAACCACAAAAGCTCAAAGTTCAGTTTTGGATGCct AGTCAGAGTAGCATAGCATCGGTTGTGAGGGAGCTGAAGGTGATGCCCAGCACAAGGGTCTCCTTGATAGAGCTCTACAGTCGAGATGTTGAGAATCTGGTGCTGAAGAACAACGAAAAGATAGAATGGCCGGCCGGAGGCTCACTGGAGAACCTGTTCTATAAACTTTATGATGAGACTGGCAGAGAGGTACCTCTCACCGCTGAAATAGTCTCTATGATCAAG gTTAACTGGAAAGGAGATGTAAATCTGGAAGATTTGGTGCAGGGTAAGCTGCCTAATGTACAGGTGCCCACAAAGGTGCAGGAAGAGCCCTTCTACCAGGTGTCCTACCATGACCAGAGTGTGTCTATCTCCTTTACTGTAGT ACCTTGTCCAGATGAACCAAAACGGCTAAAAGCAACTCTGCTCCAAAATACATTGAAGCTGGGTGAAATGCTATCTGGAAACATCA ACTTACAGCTTTTGGACCAGTATGACAATGCAACCAAGACGCTAACCTCTAACTGTGTGAAACACATGACTGTGGAAGCTGAAGGTCTGGACAAATCGGCCGTCGCCTTTATTTGGCAG GAGAGCAACAGTTCTGTCGAGGTGACAGGAATACGCTTCCAGTGTGGGACAATTGGCATCAGAGAGATGTTCTTCACTTACCTGAGCTATGCGGAGAGTGTCATAGTTAAAGTGACCGCTGGAGACCCTGCACAGCTTAAACTAGTCAGTGGGCCTAAGCAG CCTTTGCAGGTCTTAAATGACCACAGCATCCCCACACCTTTCATCATCCAGCTGTCCGATAAGTTGGGAAACCCATCTCCATACCAAAGGGTTGTGGTGGATATAAAGTCTTCACCACCAGCACTGAAG GTGACGACAACCGTTACTTCAGAACCAGCAAACCCAGAAGGAAAAGCCTTTTTCACTGTTCATAGAGTGAGCGGGCCAAA GGGGTGCTATCAGCTGGAGTTTAATGGTTCCTTCAACAACAAACCCATCTCTGGCCCATCAGTGAATATAACTGTTTTACCTGATCCCAACAAACCTGTCAGCCTGTCAGTGGACTACGACACCACTGCCAAGTTTCCGGCTGGAGGCACCTTCCcag TGTTCTCAGTGACCGTGGTGTCTGATGAAGGTAGCCTGATGACAAGTTTAAACCCAGCTGCTGCATCCATGTTGCTGTGGGAGGGAGGGCCATCAGGAGAAACACCTCCACAAACA GCCACTGAGCTGAAGTGTAGTAAGCCCATggagaatgaaaggaaagaCTGTTTTTACTTTAG AGATAAAGAAATCCCAAAACGTGCTGGAAAGCATACCATCCAGTTTTCTCTGCGCGTCGACAAAACAAAACTCCTGTTCAGCAAACAG ATTATTATAAATGTGGTGGCTAATCAGCCTGTCAAACTGAGACCCGACTCACAGCCACAACCCCCAGTCCTTTCCTGCTGTAAGGACATTGCTAACCGAACCTTGGTGAAGAATATGACTCTCAGGATAGTG GACTCATATGGAAACCCAGCGGGGCAGGACCTGGAAGGGAATGTGGTCGTTTCTATAATGAGCTCTAGTGATGATAGCAACAAAAACCTCCCTCTGTTTGAAGGCAAAATCAACAGAATTCCTATCAGCTTTGTAGAGGGAAAGGTCCGCATCACT AGGTTGGCTATCATGGAGAATAGCCCTGGTGAGGATGGTGGTGCATACACCCTCCTCTTCAAACCTGAAGTGTCCATGGTTCCCACGCCCCTGGCCCCTTTTGAGCTCCCCTTCCATTTTTACAATG atGAACTGACccaacagaaaatgtcagagctgttaaagaagaaaaataagctCACTACTGATGTTGCTGTACTTGAAGATTTCTTTACTGATTTTAGTAAACTCCTTCATTTGCTGAGAG ATCCCAGATATTGA